The Proteiniborus ethanoligenes genome segment TATCAGCTAATGATCCTTTTCCATCTAAGTAATCTCTTACAGCTATATTCTTAATTTCTTCTGAATAAAAAGAATTCTTAGAAGTACCTAATCCATCAACACCTAGTGCTTGAAAATTTCTAATCCATTCTCTTAAGGTGCTATTGTCAACGCCAATAAGTTTAGCAGTATTATTAATGGAGTCTATTCCATCTAAACATCTATGGACATATTCTAGTTTCTCATTTGTTGTAAATGCACCTTTTCTTCCCATAAAAAATACTCCTCCTTGTAGTGAACAGTTTTATTATTTTAACTGTCTACTACAAGGGGAGCATATCAAATTTTCTTGAGGGCTTTGCTCCATATAATTTATCTTTTACTTATCATCATAATGTCCTTTACATTGTGCTATTTCAATTATATTATTTTGTATTCTATAAACTAATCGGTTTTTATCATCAATTCTTCTTGACCACCATCCAGATAGATTTCCTTTTAATGCTTCAGGTTTTCCTATTCCTTCATTATGATTGCGGTCAATGTCTTGAATAAGCTGATTTATTCTCTTTATTGTCTTCTTATCTTGTCCTTGCCAATAGATATAATCTTGCCATGCTATTTCTGTAAAGTTTATCTTCATTGTTCCATTTCCTTCAACTCTTCTAATGACTTAGAAACAAACTTGCTTTCACTTGCCTCCTTAATGGATTCTTGAAGTACTTTTATATTTGATTCACTAAAAAATGGATCTACTTGTGTTGTAATTTCAAATGGTATACCACCCTGCCTAATACTTTGGCGGATAAATACATTAAAGGCTGTTGACATATTTAAGCCTAATTCTTCAAATAAGATTTCTGCTTGTTCTTTTAAATTATCATCAATACGAATATTTATTTGAGCCATATTAATCACTCCCTTTAAGTATATTATACTCAATTGTATATACAATGTCAATACAGTGTATATGCAATTTCTTTTATCTTATGTATTTATTATAATAATATACAAGAAAAATATAAAGAATAATTAAAAAATCTTCACATGCTATAATTTATTTAGTTCATCCATCATTGCTGGTCTATTTCTATATCTTAATCTCCAATCACTTACAATTTCCGATACCTTTTCTTTACCCTTTGGATACTTCTTCATTCTTCTTAAAATAGATACTATCTCTCTATAGTGTGCCCTGCCAGAAGTATTTGTTGCCATAGCCTTTATTGTATTTTCATATTTATTAAGAAGCTCTTTTGGATAAATATCTTTTAAAATTTCTTCATACTCCATCACCATATATAATCCATGGGAATTTACAACTAACTCAATTAATCTATCATATAATCCCTCTAGCTCATATAATTTATCAATTCCTCTATAGGGAGATAGCTTACTAAACACTATTTCTCTTTCTTTCATCCATTCTTTATCTGTATAAATTGATTTTAATTCTTTATATAATTCCACATCCCCTGCTTTGTAGTTTAATACTAATGCCCATAATTCTTCTTCATACAATTTATGTTTGCCAATTTGTTTATATAAGTCCTTTAACTTCAAACTATAATTGATTAAAAGTCCTGGCCAATCTTTTTCTTTGTCTTTACCTTCCCTAAGTAACTCAATTGCCATATCGTAGTCTTTCTTATTAATACAAATATCAATATAATATTTCCTAACCTGATTAATCTCCAAGTTCTCTTTACAATATTCTTCAATTTTATTTTGGTCTACATTCTTTGTCTCTAGAATTTCTATACGGTGCAAAGCTAATTCACCAAGCCTAAAGCTACTTAACCATGAATCCTTATCTTTTTTATATTCGTTTATCTCATTATCAAGAAATATAAGTTTGTTTTCCAGAAATTCTTCTTCTTTAAAATTATCAAATATAAACTGTTCTATGTAATCCTCCATATAGTCTATAACCGAACCATCCAAATGAGCAATAAACCAATTAAAAATTTCTCTTTTAAGTTTAACATCACATTTATATAGTATTTCTTGCCATATTTGTAGACAATTGTTGGCTATTTCTCCAGTTCCACCATCTGAATCATCCATGTCTTGATTTCCAACTTTAATAAATATATAATTAGTAAGTTCAAAGGCCTCTTTCAGTTGATTGTTATCTAGCATTGCTTGTATATCATTATCTAGAATTTCTTCAAGTTCGGATATGAAACTCCTGGCATTTTTATAATCAACAAAATCATGATGTCCTGCATATCTCCTAAAAATAATATTTACTTGATTTTTATAACGCTTCATATCTGTTGGTGAAATATCACACTGTAATTTACTTTTAAATTTGTTTAATAATTTTTCATCATTTTTCAGAATATCAATTAAAAAATCTTCAATTATAATCTTATCTGCTTCTTCTACTAATTTACCAATACTTTCGCCTATATCTTTTCCTGCTAAAGTATTCTCTTTGTCTTCTAAATAAAATAATACTGCCGCCATATGCTTACAATTACTTCCACCATCTGCATATGGACAGTTGCAACTTAAATCTCTAATTTCATCATTATCTTTCACAATTTCAACTTTATATTCTTCAGTTCCATGTACAGTAGCTTCTATTATGTTGTCTTTAACATATACATTTTCAACAAGGTTACGAATAAAATAATCTATCCCTCTTTCCAATATATGATCTTGAAATAAGTCCTTTCACATTATCTTCGCTCCTTTATGCTAAAATATATTCTCTTTTCACTAGTAATACTATATTCCATAATAATATAACTACCTCCTTAATGCTATCTTTTTTCAAAGTCTTTGTTTAAAAATGTCCTTATTTAGTAATTAAACCTTTAAATAATAGTTATTTATTTTACCAAAACATTTCCTTATTAAATCCTTATATCTAAACCTATACACATTAGTTTTCAAATCTTACCCAATGTATCCATATTTATTCCATCTATTGTTAACATTAAGAACATTGCAGTTGCAATCTTTTCCACCCCCTTGGCAGTTGAAATAATTGTTAATGACTATACCACTTCTTCTTGGCTGGAAATTTGGAACCATAACCATTGAAGCCCTAACCCTATTTATGAAATAAATAGTGGTAGGTCTCATGTCAGGAATGTCCAAGAACTCGACCGTAGGGAGAAGTGATTGGTTACATTCTACGGCCAGTTGTTCTATTCCCTCCAGTGATGTTCCATACATAAATAATTTTGACATTGTTCTCAATCCTCTCTTTCTATTTTTAGACATAAAAAAATCGAAGTATATTGGTCTTCTTGACCTCAACTTCGCCAGCTTATTCTCTATATTCAATTTTCTTTATATAAAAATAGATGTATTAGAATTGTTTATAATCCAATCCATGTATTTTTATCAATTTATTTACATCTTATTAGTTGTGCATAAAATAAAGAATACATCTAAAATATTTCTAGAACTTTATACATACTTATTTTTTATTTATACTAGAACCTATTCCTACTCCAAGTGCGAGCCCTGCCCCAACTCCAATAGGAATATTTTTAACTATTACCCCAATGACAGTACCTAAAGTTAATCCAATTCCTATCAAGTTCCAATAGGATTAGCTCCATTGTCACTATTATCATTTTTATTTGCCACATCAACACCTCCAATATATAGGTTATTCATGATGTATATAATACTCCCCTTAAGATATAGTTATTAAGAGTGCGTATCTAATTAAAATAAGCTATAGGCAAACTATTACATAAATATAAGCTTTTCATGCTTTATATTTATTATAGATTTTCTGATAAAGAACCATCATAATGATTATAATAAAAAATATTAATAACACAAAAACCAAAGAAATCATCTTACTTTTCCATATAAGAGAAGCAAAACCTGAAAATGCGATTATAGCTCCAGCCCCAAGCCACATAAAAGCATTGGCCCTGTTATATGCCTTTACATCTTTTATTTCTTCATCTTTAACAACCGAACCCGCCCAGAAGTGAACAGGGCCTTTCTTTTTTAAGGCATAAGTGCCAAAAATTACAAAAACTGAACTGCAGATTAAGGTGCTTAAAATATAAACTATTGATTTGCTGTTCATGAAATCACTCCTTTTTAAAGACGTATTCTAATACTAATCTTCATCTATAGTATATAATTCACATACCATAACATCAACTAAATTTAACCATTTACTCTTCAAATATCTCCAATTATACAATGTCATCTGTCAAATGGCCTATTTAAAAGGGTCAAAAAACGGTGTTTTTCCACCGATTTTTGACCCTTTTTTCACTCTCAAACCACTATATGTTGTGGTCAAACCCTATTATTCTTTATCCAGACCACAATACGTCATCAGAAGACTACCTCCGCCGTAGAATGTAACCAATCAGCCTTCGCTTCACTTGTCTTCTTGGACATTCCTGACATGAGAAGTACCTCTACTTACAACTCGCTTCACTCCTTGTAAGCAGGGTTACGACTTCAACGTGCCCCCTCCGAGGAAACACGTCCACAAAACAGCAAAACACCCCCGCCCCCGTGACGTAGGTAAGTACGCTTCCCCCCCCAAAAACCAAAACCCCCGCAGGTGAGCCTGGTTTCGACTCTGCCTACGAGGGTGATTTGGGTTTTGATTATGCAGTTAAATGTTAAATACTTTGTTTTTTTACCTTAGTGTAGGATATGAAGAGTCTTCGACTATTGTCCATATAGTTTCAAAATCCCACCCTGAAAATGTAGTCTTCTTCATCATATCTACTGTTGTTTTACCGTCTCCTTTGCCTGTGTCAGATTGACCAGTCTTTTCAGAATCATAGTAGCTTGAAGTTATAGCCCCTTCATCTTTATTCTGACCCACTAAACCACCTGCATTGGTTACGTTACCTGTTACTTTACCTGCAGCGTAGCAATTCTCTATAGCTTTCTGATTTAAACCTACAAGGCCACCTACACGTCCATAGGTTGTTGTTGCTGTGACTGAAGCTAGGGAGTAGCTATTAGTTACTTTAACATTTGAACTCAAAGCCACATTACCTACCAGTCCACCTACAATGTCAACTCCTTTAACTGAGCCCTTTGAATAGCAGCTGTCTATAGTAGTATAACCACTTTTACCTGCCAATCCACCTACATAATTTATGCCTATGACCTCAACTGAGGTACTGCAGTTTTTCATGCCTTCGCCAACATTGCTATTATTATATAGTCCTGCCAATCCACCTACAAAGTTTCCAGTGCCTTCTACTTTACCTGACACATGACAGTTTTCTAACTGTCCAAAACCAAAATTCCCAATTAAGCCTCCAACATATGAGTTCCCTTTTATATCAACCCCTGTTAAATTAATATTTTTCAAGTTTGTATATTGTGAAGCATTTCCAAAAAGTCCCTGATAATCTTCTGAACTTACTATAGTAAGCCCGGTGATTTCAAATCCTCCTCCATCATAATTTCCATAAAACCTTTCTCCAAAAACGTCCTTTCCAATTGGAACCCAACCTTTACCTTCGTTATATCCAGCTCCACCTACACCAAGATAAGCTGTAAGGTCAATATCTGCCGTCTGTTTAAAGTACACATTATTACCCGGATAATTTCTAACCTTATTCAGTTGCTCTGCATTAGATACTTGATAGGGATCTCCTACTGTCCCAGTTCCACCGGCAAAATCAGATGCTGCTGTTGCTGGAAACTTTACAGTTACAACTCCCGCCACATGGGTTGTTGCTATACCATTTACTGTAAAGAAGTTAGCAGCCACGCCATCTAATGTAAATCCTGTTTCTGCTGTTAATTCTATTGTAGCTGTATAAACTGTTTCTGCAGCAAATTTTGTATCTGCCGGTAACCACTCTACTGTTCCTGTATATTGTTCTGTATCATTTATTTTTGTTACTGGAGTTTTCCCAGTTACCGGTGCTTCGACTCCTGGTATTGCTGCTATATTTATTAATGTATCAGCTGCTGTTGCTGGGAATACTGCTATTATTTCGCCTGTATCCGCTTCATTAGTTACTGTTGTTGCACCTTCTACTTCAAAGAAGTTAGCAGCTACTCCATCTAACTTAAATCCTGATTTTGCTACTAAAGTAATCGTTGCTGTATAAGCTGTATCTCCAGCAAATTTTGTTGCTTTTGGTGACCAAGTTACAGTTCCTGTGTATTGTTCTGTTCCAGCGATAGTTGTTACTGGAGTTGCCCCTGTTACTGGAGCTGTTACTCCTAGTATTGCTGCTATATTTATTACCGCTCCAGTTTCCTTTTCTCTAGCTTTAATATTTAGACTTCCAGCCGGCATCTTAATTGTTGCTGTGGCGGTGTTTGCAGTAGTACTATTTATAAATAATGATGTTTCTAATGCTGCTCCATTTGCTTTTGTCCATCTATCAAAATTAGCTTCAGATATTGTAGATTGGATTGTTATTACATCATCTTCTAGGTATTGATGTGGTGAGCCTATAACTCCTCCTGTTGCTGTGGTAATATTTCCACCTTCCAGCCCTAGCGTGTATGGTGTACCGCTTCTGTAGCTAGCTTCTGTAGCTGATTTGTTGACGGCAACTCCTGATGATACATCAACTGTTCCACTTGTGAATTTTGTATTAGTATCACCGGTTGAAGGTATTGTTATAAGCATGGAATTAACTTGCTGTATTTCTATACCACTATTACCGTATATTCCTACACCTTGATCACTATTTGAAACATCGATTCCTATTTTTCCTGAGGTATTTATTATAGTTTTCCCGTTTGAGTATATTCCTCGTCCTTGATACTTTGAATTTGTTATAGTAGCGGAATAATCTGCTTGATCCTGAATTTTTACAGAACCTCTTCCAGCATAAATACCAGTTATACTATTAGTAGTTTGTTCTCCAGTATATTCGGCTTTTATTGTTAGTTTAACTTTACCGCCGATGAACACGGAAGGGTTTTCAGTCATGGTCATCCATCCATTTGCAATTGCCGCACCAGCGGAAGATGAATTTATCTCAATTTCTAAGGATGCTTCATTATCTGACGTAATATAAATATCTCCTTTATCATTATGGATACCAAATTGTCCGCCAGTAATTTTGTTATTATTTCCTATTAATTTAATACGGAGATCCTTGCCTGCCTCATTAATATGGATCTTTCCACCTACATAGCCCTGTAAGCTTAAAACTCCAGTTAATGAATCAAAATGTGCTGTGCACTTGCCATCCCCAAGCGTTCCTGTCGTTGCTGGTTTATCGTCTACTAAATAAGGATTGGTTGAATTTAATATACTAGAGCCCAATGTAATAGAACTAGGAACATTAGCTTTAGTTACTCTTACTGTCGCAGTTACATTTCCTGCTGTTCCTGTCCAGCCTGTTGGTAATGTCAATACTCCTGTTGCTAAGTATTCTCCTAATGTATTTCCATCATAACTTGCTATTGTCCAAGCTATATTAGCTGTGCCTGTTTCACTATTTGTTCCAACTACTTCTACAGTTGCATCTAATGCTGCTTTTGCATCTGCTTCACTTGTTCCATTTGCTACTGATACAGTAGCGTTTGTAAGTTTTTTTGTTGATGCATATGCTATTGGTGTTACAGGATTTACTGTTACTGTGGCAGTTACATCTGCTACTGTTCCTGTCCAGCCTGTTGGTAAGGTTAATACACCTGTTGCTGTGTAATTATTAGCTGTATTTCCATCATAACTTGCTATTGTCCAAGCTATATTAGCTGTGCCTGTTTCACCTTTTGTTCCAACTACTTCTACTGTTTTATCTAATGCTGCTTTTGCATCAGCTTCGCTTGTACCATTAGCTACTGTTACTGTAGCATTTGCAAGTGCCTTTGTTGATGAATATGCTGGTGGTGTTACAGGATTTACTGTCACTAATATTGTTTTTGAAAATCCACCATCCACAGTTGTTGCTGTAATTGTTGCTGTTCCTGCTGTTTTTGGTGTAACAACACCATTAACTACCGTTGCTATAGTTGCATCACTTGTTGTCCAAGTAACACTCTTGTTTGTTGCCTTATCAGGTAAAACTGTTGCTACTATGGTTCCTGTTGCTCCACCTGCTGTTAAATTCAAGGTTTCTGGAGTGATGTTAATAGCACTTACTGACACTACTGTTGTTGTTACCGTAACCACACATGTTGCTGTCTTACCATTATTACTTTTTGCAGTAATGGTAGCTGTTCCAGCACTCACTGCCCTTACCTTACCTGTTGAATCTATTGTTGCTTTACTTGCATCACTTGTTGTCCAAGTGATGGTTTTGTTGCTGGCATTACTTGGTGTAAATGTTACTGTTAGAGTTTCTGTTGTTCCTTCTACTAATGTTGTCGTTGATTTGTTGATGTTAATAGAACCTACTGACACTACTGTTGTTCCACCACTACTACTGCCACCACCACTACTACTGCCACCACTACTACTAGGGCTTGGTGGGGTAGGGGGTAGGGTAACTCCTGTAACTCCCTTATCTACTTGGATTTTTGTATTTGTTGTTTCAATTTTTGCATTATTGCCCCCTTCTTTTACTTCTACTTTGGAAACTTTTCCTTTTCCCGTGATTTGTGTGTTTGGGGCTTGAGTTGTAACTTTATCAGCTATCCCTACTACTTCTAGTTTTATTCCAACTGCTTCTTTATTTATATTGATATTTTCAACTTTTGAGTCTTTGTCTATTATTACCTTTGAATTCTTACCTATGATGTCTATTGTTTTAATCTGGCTATCTATAGCACCTACTATAATTCCTGATGCCATTAATTGTAGATTACCTATTTGCCCTTCTATGTTAACGTCATCAGATTCGTCATCTATATATATTATTTCAACATTTGCATCGCCTTGTACTTTAATACTTACTACTCCATCTACTTTGGCTACTATAATATTTGATATGTCTGAGTTTCCTTTGATGATGATGGAATTCTCTCCACCACCACGAACTACAATCCTTCCCCTTACCTTTACACTATCTAAGATGACATCTCCTTCTCCTACTCCGTCACCTATTATGAGGTCACCTTCTATGGTTAGGTCTTTTAGTATGACATTAGGTACACTAACCATGATATTGCCTTTTGCAAGGTTTTTGTAGGTGCCTTCTGTTTGAATGTATTCTTTTACAATATTGTAGAAAACTTGTGCAAATTCTGCCCTTGTAATATTACCTTTGGGATTGATTTTTCCATTAGAACCTTGAATATATTCATTGTTAATTACAGAATAGACCTCTTCTTTTGCCCAATCAGAAATCTGATCTGTATCTTCAAATGATTTGTTAAGTACATCTGCTGGTTCTAACTTGAATGCTCTTGCGATCATTACAAAAGCTTCTTGACGAGTAATTGGTTCCTTTGGGTTTAACTTATTGTTAGAACCCTTTATTACCCCCATCTTGTATGCTTTTGACATACTGTCATAAAACCAATCTGAAGCTTTTACATCTGAAAACTTTGATATGTTGCCCTTGTCTTTTGCTCCAAAGGCCCTAGTAATCACTGTTGCCATTTGTGCCCTTGTTAGTTTTTCATTTGGCATTATTTTGCCATCTACCCCTGATAATAGTCCATTTTCTACGGCATTTTCCAATGCTGCCCTTGACCAATTTTCAGGCATATCTTCAAATTTGGCTGGTTCTTGGCTATTATTAGCAAAAACGTCAATTGGAATTGTTCCAAAGACTATCACAATTGCTATAAAGACTGCTATAATTTTTTTAATCATAAACTCTCCTCCTCTTTTTATTTTATTTTAAAGCTTTTAAGCCTGCTACTATCTCTTCCAATCTGGTAAAGCTTGTGGTAAATCCATCTATCCTATTTTCTTTTTTTGCCTTAATCACCTCCTCGATTATTTCCTCCATAGGAGTGTGGTTTAAAAACAGCATGGATTTGATTTGAGGATATTTCTTTTTGAATCGATCAGATACTTGCATACAGTAGCCTATTGGGTAGGATGAATGGTCTGGTACTTCTATAAGGATAATATCTGGTGTTTTCTTATTTAAATATAATTCTGTGTTTTCATAATCATTAGTAAATACCGTTTCATATTCTTTTTGTGTTAGGAATTCTCTTTCCAACCCCTGGCCTATCATACTAGTGTACATTAAAAAAACTATTTTTTTTCCCATATCCACCCTCCTTTGCTTGCTAATTTAATTTTACATTTATATTTTTTCTTTGTATATTGGTCATTCGACCAGTTTTTGCACATAAAAAAAGACCTTAAAAGGTCTTTTCTAAATTTATTATATACTTGGGTCTATCCAACCTCCAGACATGGCATGGGAAACTAAACCTGCTCTAGATGTTTTCCCAGTCTTTGAAAGAAGTTTTTCCACATGTCTTTTTATTGTACTTTCACTTACAAAAAGTTCACTAGCTATTTCCTTATTAGTATAATCTTTGCAAATAAGCCTTAAAACTTCTATTTCTCTCCAGGTTAGTGAAGTCTGTCCATGCGTTACTGGTATTTGTAGATCTTCGTCGGGGAATACTTTTTTCCCTTGATAGATTATTTCATCTAATGCCTTTATAAACTTAGATTCAGGATAACTTTTGAACAAGAAACCATCTACTCTTATATCTTTTGCCCTTGGTAGATATGAAATTTCATCATAACCTGTCATCATTATTATTTTAATATTAGGATATTTTCTTTTTATTATTTCTGCTATTTTAAGACCATTGATATGGTCCTCTTTTATTTGAATATCCAAAAATATAGCATCAGGTTTCTTTTCTTCACACCACAATTCTGCTAGTTTTCCTTGAGTTAAGCTGCCTACTATTTCATATTTTACCTTGTCGCTGAAAATGTCTTCTAGGAATCTTAAGATTATTGGCTGATCATCTATGAATAATAACTTTATCATGATTTACATCACCTCTCTGCCTAGTATTTAATAGTTAATTTGAATTCCGGCCTTGTATCTATATTTAGTATTCCATTCAATTCTTTAGCTTTATTCTCTATACTTTTAAGACCATTTCCCCAATAAATTGTTTCTGGTGAGACAGCTCCATCATTTCTAATACTAAGATAATGATCTTTGTCCTCATATAAATCTATATAGATATTTTTTGCCCTTCCATGACGCACTGCATTTGTTATTCCTTCTCTTACTATTCCTACTAATATATTTGATATCTTAGGGTCTTGTGGCACTTCACCATTTTTATGTATTTGTATATCTAATGATTTAAAAGATTCAACCAAA includes the following:
- a CDS encoding SWIM zinc finger family protein → MERGIDYFIRNLVENVYVKDNIIEATVHGTEEYKVEIVKDNDEIRDLSCNCPYADGGSNCKHMAAVLFYLEDKENTLAGKDIGESIGKLVEEADKIIIEDFLIDILKNDEKLLNKFKSKLQCDISPTDMKRYKNQVNIIFRRYAGHHDFVDYKNARSFISELEEILDNDIQAMLDNNQLKEAFELTNYIFIKVGNQDMDDSDGGTGEIANNCLQIWQEILYKCDVKLKREIFNWFIAHLDGSVIDYMEDYIEQFIFDNFKEEEFLENKLIFLDNEINEYKKDKDSWLSSFRLGELALHRIEILETKNVDQNKIEEYCKENLEINQVRKYYIDICINKKDYDMAIELLREGKDKEKDWPGLLINYSLKLKDLYKQIGKHKLYEEELWALVLNYKAGDVELYKELKSIYTDKEWMKEREIVFSKLSPYRGIDKLYELEGLYDRLIELVVNSHGLYMVMEYEEILKDIYPKELLNKYENTIKAMATNTSGRAHYREIVSILRRMKKYPKGKEKVSEIVSDWRLRYRNRPAMMDELNKL
- a CDS encoding S-layer homology domain-containing protein; amino-acid sequence: MIKKIIAVFIAIVIVFGTIPIDVFANNSQEPAKFEDMPENWSRAALENAVENGLLSGVDGKIMPNEKLTRAQMATVITRAFGAKDKGNISKFSDVKASDWFYDSMSKAYKMGVIKGSNNKLNPKEPITRQEAFVMIARAFKLEPADVLNKSFEDTDQISDWAKEEVYSVINNEYIQGSNGKINPKGNITRAEFAQVFYNIVKEYIQTEGTYKNLAKGNIMVSVPNVILKDLTIEGDLIIGDGVGEGDVILDSVKVRGRIVVRGGGENSIIIKGNSDISNIIVAKVDGVVSIKVQGDANVEIIYIDDESDDVNIEGQIGNLQLMASGIIVGAIDSQIKTIDIIGKNSKVIIDKDSKVENININKEAVGIKLEVVGIADKVTTQAPNTQITGKGKVSKVEVKEGGNNAKIETTNTKIQVDKGVTGVTLPPTPPSPSSSGGSSSGGGSSSGGTTVVSVGSININKSTTTLVEGTTETLTVTFTPSNASNKTITWTTSDASKATIDSTGKVRAVSAGTATITAKSNNGKTATCVVTVTTTVVSVSAINITPETLNLTAGGATGTIVATVLPDKATNKSVTWTTSDATIATVVNGVVTPKTAGTATITATTVDGGFSKTILVTVNPVTPPAYSSTKALANATVTVANGTSEADAKAALDKTVEVVGTKGETGTANIAWTIASYDGNTANNYTATGVLTLPTGWTGTVADVTATVTVNPVTPIAYASTKKLTNATVSVANGTSEADAKAALDATVEVVGTNSETGTANIAWTIASYDGNTLGEYLATGVLTLPTGWTGTAGNVTATVRVTKANVPSSITLGSSILNSTNPYLVDDKPATTGTLGDGKCTAHFDSLTGVLSLQGYVGGKIHINEAGKDLRIKLIGNNNKITGGQFGIHNDKGDIYITSDNEASLEIEINSSSAGAAIANGWMTMTENPSVFIGGKVKLTIKAEYTGEQTTNSITGIYAGRGSVKIQDQADYSATITNSKYQGRGIYSNGKTIINTSGKIGIDVSNSDQGVGIYGNSGIEIQQVNSMLITIPSTGDTNTKFTSGTVDVSSGVAVNKSATEASYRSGTPYTLGLEGGNITTATGGVIGSPHQYLEDDVITIQSTISEANFDRWTKANGAALETSLFINSTTANTATATIKMPAGSLNIKAREKETGAVINIAAILGVTAPVTGATPVTTIAGTEQYTGTVTWSPKATKFAGDTAYTATITLVAKSGFKLDGVAANFFEVEGATTVTNEADTGEIIAVFPATAADTLINIAAIPGVEAPVTGKTPVTKINDTEQYTGTVEWLPADTKFAAETVYTATIELTAETGFTLDGVAANFFTVNGIATTHVAGVVTVKFPATAASDFAGGTGTVGDPYQVSNAEQLNKVRNYPGNNVYFKQTADIDLTAYLGVGGAGYNEGKGWVPIGKDVFGERFYGNYDGGGFEITGLTIVSSEDYQGLFGNASQYTNLKNINLTGVDIKGNSYVGGLIGNFGFGQLENCHVSGKVEGTGNFVGGLAGLYNNSNVGEGMKNCSTSVEVIGINYVGGLAGKSGYTTIDSCYSKGSVKGVDIVGGLVGNVALSSNVKVTNSYSLASVTATTTYGRVGGLVGLNQKAIENCYAAGKVTGNVTNAGGLVGQNKDEGAITSSYYDSEKTGQSDTGKGDGKTTVDMMKKTTFSGWDFETIWTIVEDSSYPTLR
- a CDS encoding type II toxin-antitoxin system RelB/DinJ family antitoxin, with the translated sequence MAQINIRIDDNLKEQAEILFEELGLNMSTAFNVFIRQSIRQGGIPFEITTQVDPFFSESNIKVLQESIKEASESKFVSKSLEELKEMEQ
- a CDS encoding Txe/YoeB family addiction module toxin gives rise to the protein MKINFTEIAWQDYIYWQGQDKKTIKRINQLIQDIDRNHNEGIGKPEALKGNLSGWWSRRIDDKNRLVYRIQNNIIEIAQCKGHYDDK
- a CDS encoding response regulator transcription factor; this encodes MIKLLFIDDQPIILRFLEDIFSDKVKYEIVGSLTQGKLAELWCEEKKPDAIFLDIQIKEDHINGLKIAEIIKRKYPNIKIIMMTGYDEISYLPRAKDIRVDGFLFKSYPESKFIKALDEIIYQGKKVFPDEDLQIPVTHGQTSLTWREIEVLRLICKDYTNKEIASELFVSESTIKRHVEKLLSKTGKTSRAGLVSHAMSGGWIDPSI
- a CDS encoding helix-turn-helix domain-containing protein; its protein translation is MGRKGAFTTNEKLEYVHRCLDGIDSINNTAKLIGVDNSTLREWIRNFQALGVDGLGTSKNSFYSEEIKNIAVRDYLDGKGSLAD